GAAAATGACCCCGAGGGCCTCGAGGCTGTTGATGTTCATGGCCTTGCCACTGTGGCAGTAAAACAAGCAGCAATCAATGCCACCCACATACGTGACCACATCACCAAGCTGGACGAGGACACATCTGACGATGTTGTTCACCAATGTCTGTCGGATTGCTTTCAGAACTACGAAGATGCAATGGATAAGCTTGATGATTGCCTCAATGCCTTGGGAAAAAAAGGGTATGAAGATGTTATAACATGGGTCACGGCCGCCATGAACGATGCTCTTACGTGTGATGCAGGTTTCAAGAATCAAGGCCGCGAGTCTCTACTCGCTAATTTGAGAATCTTATTCGATCAGCTATGTAGCATTGCCTTGGGCCTTACCAATCAACTGAAGCACTGATCTTTCTCTCAAGCTCTTTACCATACCAAGCTTAAGCTTTGCGCAATAAATatgatttctttattttgtaaattttcattgttttccaAAGCATCAATAACATTTTCTGGTTTGTGTGCCAAGAAATGACTTTACCCGACTCAACATCTTTGATCATATCCCATGTCATGCTTTTGTTTGTCTTGGCACAAGCCATCCCCTGGAAATTAAATTGAATCCACAAattgatttaaattttggtaACAAAGATTAACACAGACCTTCAATGAACCTCTTAATTATTGCAAAGAAACTAACACAGACCtatttgttttcatttccttttctagATCTTGCCTTCCTAGAGCAAGACCATTGACTCGCATTGATCCCTGAGTAAGTAACTACAGCTTTACAGACAAGTATTCTCTGGATAAGAACAAATTAGACGAAAAGAAAGAGACTTTTTGAAAGGAGGAGGACGGTacctccaaaaagaaaaagttgaaatcaaAGTTCAATATGAAACAGAACGACCATGTGCTGCACAAACCACTAGATTTTCCTAATGAGAAGAATTTCTTGCACAAGCAACCAAACACTGCCGTTAAATGGTAAAATCAATCCTTTTGTGgtttggaaaaaaagaaaaaacaaaacaaaagggtTATCCAATAACGCTCCATGTAAAAAGGGAGAAAGCTCAAACAGAAAGGAATTTGATTTAGGCGCAGATATTGTTGAAAGAGAGAGTTCTGGAGAATTGTATATTTCTGTATATCTCAAACTATACAAATGTGGCCTATATATAGTTGAATATGGTCAAAGTAAATAAGGAAATACAATTAATAGAAAAGATTCTAACCTAGCAtaattacaggaaattaaggTTATAACATAATATTCTAGAGATATTCTAAGATTCAAATATATACACATCCCCCCTCAAACTATAGGTGGTGGAAGTCAACTGGAGTTTAGAAACAAGATCACCAAGCCGACCAGGTGGATGTGATTTCATAAAAATGATAGTAAGATTATCTTCAGaagaaactgaatgtaactggAGGACACCTTGCTGAAGATGGTGGTAgatgaagtgacaatcaatttcaatatgtttggtacGCTCGTGAAACACATCATTATGCGCAATCTGGACGGCACTACGATTATCACAATGAAGAGGAGAACTTAGTGATTGAGGAACACCCATATCTTTCAGAAGCCAGCGTAACCACAAAAGTTCGGGTCGTATTAGCGAGGGCATGATACTCAGCCTCAGTGCTAGAACGGGCAACAATAGACTGTTTCTTACTACACCATGAAATCAAATAAGTACCAAGTAAGAAATAATAACCAGTGGTGGAGCGACGATCAGTAGGATCACCAGCCCAATATGCATCAGAATAAGCCTGTAGCTCCAGAGAGGAGTGAGAGGAGAAGTGCAGAGTCTACAGACCATGAAACAGAGTACCCTTGATGTAGTGTAAAATTCGAAGAACTGCAGCAAAGTGGGTAGACCGAGGTACGCTCATGaattgactgaccaaatgaacAGCATATGAAATGTCAGGCCTAGTGACAGTAAGATAAATGAGACTGCCAACTAACTGTCGATAAAGTGTTGCATCTGCAAGTGGGGAACCGTCAGTGGCCAGGAGCTTAGTATTATACTCAAGGGGACTCGTGGCTAACTTGCTATCTGTCAACCCAGTTTTGGCAAGTAAATCAGAGGCATATTTGGCTTGAGTGAGATAATAACCATCCTGACTTGAAGTAACTTCAAGACCGATGAAGTAATTAAGATGTCCCAAATCCTTTATCTCAAAATTCTGATTAAGCAAAGTTTGAAGATCTCGAATACTAGCAATATCATCACCAGTAATAatcatatcatctacataaagaagaagaaggatagTACCTGCCCCAGAAGTGCGAAGAAAGAGTGCAGAATCATATGGGCTAGAAAGAAAGCCTTGTTGAGAAACCATTGACTGAAATTTTTCAAACCAAGCTCGATGGAGCATGTTTGAGCCCATAAAGTGCGCGACGAAGACGACAAACTTTATGTAGAGGATGCTCATAGCCAGGTGGAGGTTGCatgtaaacttcttcagtaaGATCATTATTAAGGAAGGCAATTTTaatatccatttgaaaaagtttccaACGACGGACAGCAGCAACTGCAAGCAAAGATCTAACAGAGGTAAATCTAGCAAGGAGCAAAAGTCTCCTCATAGTCAATCCCCGTACTCCTGGGTGAACCCCTTTACAACAAATTGAGCCTTGTAGCGTTCAACTGATCCATCTGCTCGAGTCTTGATTTTATAAATCCACTTACATCTCACTGCAACTTTACCATGAGACAAGTCCACCAGATCCCAAGTATGGGTTTTGACAAGAGCATTCAATTCATCAAACATAGCTTGCTACCAGAGAGGGTCAGTACGAGCCTCACGATAATTGTGAGGTTCGTGGAGGGTGGCAAGGACAGAGAAACAATGATAATCATGAAGATGAGTAGGAGGAACACTTACCCGACTGGAACGACGAGGTTCAGGGAGTGGAGAAGACTGAGGAATGGGTGATGTGGCAGATGGTCCATCAAAAGCATCAACTGGATTGGGTGCAGTAGTGGAAGAACTATTTGAGGAGCTCAGAATCTCTGTAGAAGAGTCATAAAATAAAGCAATAGAGGGATCAGTGAAGATGAGTGAGTGATTAGAGGAGGAAGGGGAGAACGTGGATAGACTAGTAAATGGTTTGTGTTCCCAAAACTCCACATGACGAGAGACTCGAAGACGTTTGGAGATAGGATCATAACAACGATAACCTTTTTAAGTTAAGCCATAACCAAGAAAACAACATAACCGAGAACGGGGTTCAACTTTGGTCCTTTCATGAGGAGGAAGAGTAACAAAACAGGTACAACCAAATACTCGAAGTAAAGAATAGTTAGGAACTATACCATAGAGAAGCTTATAAGGAGATTTGTTATGAAGTATAGGGGAGGGTACTCGATTGATTGTGTACACAGAAGTAAGAGCAGTTTCACCCCAAAATTTTTTAGGTAAAGAAGCAGAAAGTAAAAGAGCTCTTACAGTATCAAGGATATGACGATGTTTTCATTTTGCACAACTATTTTGTTGAGAGGTATAGGGACAAGAACGATGGGACAATGTGTCGTGTTGATTCAGGAACTCAAGGAGAGTTTTGTCATTGTATTCCATGGCATTATCTGAACGAAAAACTTTGATGGTACGAGAAAATTGAGTTTGGACCATTTTGTGAAAAGTTTGGTAAACACGAACAAGCTCAGATCGATGTTGTAACAAGTATAGCCATGTATAACGAGAGTAATCATCAACAAAGACAACAAAATAACGAGATCCCCTCTTAGTAGGAGTGGGTGCAAGACCACAAATATCAGAGTGAATCAAATCAAAAGGTGCAGTCGAAAAAGATTCacttatattaaaaagtaaataagttTGTTTTCTAAGTTGACAAGAGACACAATTAAAAGACTTAAACCCTATAGAACCTAGGTGACCTTGGGAGGCCAAAAGACGAACACGAGGTAGAGAGGCATGAGCCAACCGAGAATGCCATAAATGGGAAGAGATGGTAGGAGCAACAATGGAACAAGACAGATGGGATGGAAGTTGCAAAGAAGTAAGCTCGAACAGACGTTCAATCTTACGGCCTGTCCCAATGAGTTGACCCGTCTGTGGATCCTGCACATCAAACCAGCATTAGAAAAGATAAGCGTAAGACCTAATTCACAAAGTTGACTAACTGAAAGGAGATTTAAGGACAATTTGGGAACAAGTTAAGTGTTGTCAATAGATAAGATAAGAGAGGAAATTGACCCAATTTGACTAACATATAAATGAGAACCATCAGTAGTATATATGATAGGAGTGGGGGACAAAGTAgatttttgtgaaaaaatagTGGAATTAGAAGTCATGTGATTGCAACAGGTAGAATCAAAAAACCAAGGAGATGTACATGAGGTGACAGACAAAGTACTAGAAGACCGGGATAAAACTTGATGAATTAATGCCTCAATGTCAATAGCAGTGAGAGTAGTGGATATTGAAGAAGGCTCAGCAATAGACTGAAGAGCAGAAGGAGCAGTTGGAGCCACTGCAGCAGCTTGCAACAAGGGGGCCCGAGACTGATTTTTGTTCTGCAATTTGCGACATTCCGTAACAGAGTGACCCAGACGTTTGCAGTATTTGCAGAAGACAGTCTTTGAGGACTGAGAATGAAAATGGCCCGAGACTAGAGAAAACCCAAATGTAGTCTTAGGGATGGCAGCAGCATCTGCATGGTGGAACAACGATTCTCTTCAGAAATAAGTTCAGCAACTGCAGTTTCAAGAGTGGGAAGAGGTGTACGATGCAAAAGAGAAATCCGAGTAGATTCAAAATCCTCATGAAGTGCCATCATAAAATGCATAAACTTACGACGATCACAGTAGGAGGCAAATAGCTCAATGTTAGCAGAACATTGGAGTTGGGGATCTGTAGCAGACAACTGTTcccaaagattattaaattgagaatagAAATCAGCAATGGACTGACCTGATTCCTGACGCATCTGATAAAACTTAGTCTCAAGTTGAAACTGCAACGAATCATCATGAGTGCAGTTGTAGCGTTTAGCTAGAAAATCCCAAGCAAGTTTAGCATTACCAAGCTTGGGAAGCAAGCTATGAATGGATGGAATACAAGTATTGATAAACAAAGACAGTATCTTATAATGAATACTATGCCAATCTTCAAGTCGGCTGGCAAACACATCAACACTCTCATCAGCTTGTTGCTTGGGTGTAAGAATATCACTAGAAACATAACGCCACAGTTTACGGCTTTTAAGAAAAACTTCCATATTGTGGGTCCACATATTATAATTAGATCCGtctaaaatattatcaataGGACGAACAATGTTGTCAAGGTTGGGAGAAGGGTGAGACATACtgctctcttttctttttatttttttattttttggtcaaCGGTCAATAGTCAACGATCAACCAGTCGGACAGTCGACGGGTCAACGGGTTGCGGGTTGATGGGTCTGGACTGGGTTGATGGGTCTAGGCTCAAATGAAAactaaagtaaaagaaaaaaaaaaaaaaggcttgtaAGGCTTACTTGGGCTGGGCTGTGTGAAATGGGCTGGGCCGAATGGGCTGAAGGAGGTTGGGAAGCTGATGGAGATGCTTGGCACGTGGGACGACGCGCAGAGAGTGTAAGTGGCGCGTGGGGGAGCATGCGAAAACGAATCAAGACGCTGTTTACACAAAAACGTCGATAAAATTCTCAGGACTCATCTCAAGATCGGATTTAATGAAAAACTGAGTGCAAAACCAACGAAACTTCCTTGTAGAACTTTTATCAAGTGCAAAGGAAAGAATACCGGGAAAATACCAGAAAGAGGCCGTGCACGGACAAAAGGAAAGAACTCAGATGAATGGCTGTGATACCATGTTGAAAGAAAGAGTTCTAGAGAATTGTATATTTTTGTATATCTCAAACTATACAAATGTGGCCTATATATAGTTGAATATGGCCAAAGTAAATAAGGAAATACAATTAATAGAAAAGATTCTAACATAGCAtaattacaggaaattaaggATATAACATAATATTCTAGAGATATTTTaagatacaaatatatatactaacagATATTAATGTTCTGGAAACGAACCATTTCCTTTTGCTGCTCTATCGCTATGCATTCTAATGTGATTGACACTCATTATCCTATGCTCAATCCTCTCCATCTTacctgttgaacccaaggtttcaagtttcatgtgattataaatctacacatggattttgatgataacaaatgaattcaaagaataaaggagtttcaagctcaagttgttcgcacaatggaatcaagcacatcaaagaaccaagcatgagcaagaaggaaacaagttcacattaaagttatagagtaatgttgtaaatctcttaaaattcgaaattaggattaatgctcaaaattaatattttatcataaagcattaaaatacattttccacatgtgcatgaatatttttgaaaattaaatttgaaaattttgaaagatgattgattgtcatcttttgcatgtgcatgccttgattaaagggttgaactttgaaaatattaaagatgattgattgtcatctttcacatgtgcatgttttatttgaatattttcaaaagtgattgatgcttttttagacttatacaaaaggtagatgattttgtttgaaaaatttgaaaagtaaagtgtgctcattttgtcatatgcaaaaagtaaaagattaggtttgaattttttgaaaaggaaagtgtgctcattttgtcatatgccaaaagtaaaagattaggtttgatttttttgaaaaagtgaatgatgttgtctttgacaattgaaaaagaagaaccttttatttgaattttttgaaaaagtgaatgatgttgtctttgacatgtgaatctttttaaatttgaatatgaagtctcatatgcttataaatagatcatttgagagcttcacattcacaacaccaagagcatacaacattcattcaaagatttcattctctcttctctaagcattgagccttaatccttgttcatttgagagatatagtttgcgctgtattgttcttatttcactcattgatgagtgttttctgataacctacccactatcagctcttgtatcagaaaaagggtgtgtataacccttgtgtgtgtagaaagtattctacacggggaatagttgaatcaccacgtgtaaggtgattgcaagtgtagagggtgttctacacggatcttttgtagcggtgttgttcaaaagtgtaataggtttctatctccacctgaaggaggttgaatagtgaatttgggaatcctcaaggggtagcttgaggcgaggacgtaggcagtgaggccgaacctcgttaacatactgagtttgcttctctcttacccttactctttatatttattgttatttcatattttgtttatattttatattatatatttgatttataattgttatttttttaatacaactcaattcaccccccctcttgtgttagtcatctgggcaacattacCCCCTTTCCCCCTTCCCCCAAATAAACTTTGCTCTGATCCTCGCTCTCTCTTGTGGTTGCTTCATGGACACTAGATGGTGGAACTTGGAAAGGGACGagagttttctcttttttagaGGACTATGACGAAAGGTATTAAGGGCAGGTGGTGTGAACAAAATAAGCACCAAATGCTTTATGAGTAAATATGAGAAGTGTGAAGAGTTCGTAAAACTATCTTACGAAAGTAAAACTCATAAAGTATAttgatatgttagatttataTTATGGTAAAAAGAACATTACAATCTAATGTACAAAAACAAGTCATATCAGTTGGTGAGTTTTTTTTTAGATGCTTTTGTGACATCTCTCagtgaattaaatattttctaaatatgGAACATGAACAAGTTACAgttttttacaactatttttaaACTTGATATGAAATTGAGGGTAACAGTGTAAAACTGAATAGGAAGCAGATCAGGGTAGTTTTGTAAAATTGAaacttattttttgttaattgtaaaatgggttgtaaaatagttgtaaggTTTGAGTTATGAGTCATGTTTCAATTTCATATGTGAATTATGAAAATTGGGAAAATGATTTACACAACATTTTTTACAACACTTTACAcaactatgttttaaattagaggtatttttgtaaaataccttACAATATAAAAgcaactttattttataaaaatactctcaTCTTACAACATTATTGTGAAATGTGTTGTGAAAATGTATTGTGTATATCATTCTTTTACCCGGATTGCATGGACAATCTAGAGACAGAAAACTCCAtaccctctttctttctctctccgtTTGCCAATTGGAGGAGCCAAATTACAGGACAGGATCTAATAATCTGTTATGGTAATTTAAGCCAGATCAAAACTcaacaaacaacaaaatttGAACAAGTCTTGCTACAAACATGGGAAGAGATAATGCAGACAACTACAGAAACATTGGAATAGATTGCCGAAACTCCTAATTCAGGCTCAACCAAACTCATGTTTTCCATGCAAAGAGAAATGAAGAGCCCAAAGAAATCGCTTAAACATGAGCTTTTCTCCAGCACATACCAAACCCCCCACCCGCAAAAAAACTTCTCCTTATATAATTTACTTCCGCAATGGGTAGTAAATCACAACATTCCAATACTTCTACTTTCTCCCATTTGTCAGCAGAAAAGATCTTTGTTTTTTGCAGAGAAAAATTTTCTGTCTTGACAACATGAAGCCCATCTTCAAGCTATTCTTTGGGTTGCTTTTCACTCTCTGCCCATACACCATTCTTGCTCACAACAAAGACCTTAATTTGATCACCACAGCTTGTGATCGCACTCTGTACAAAAACCTGTGCAGAGCAGTTTTGTCAAGTCACCCCAAGGCCCGTACGGCCACTGAACTTCGCGTCCTAGCCAGAGTTGCCCTGAAGTACGCACTAGTCAGTGCTAAGCAAGTGGAAACCCAAATCAGCAAACTGAAGGATGCATCTGCAGCCCTCAAAGATTGCGCTGAGAACTTCCGGAGTGCAAATCAACAAATCAGTTACTCCTTCAAGGCCTTGAAATCTAAGAGTTATAGTGATGTTAATATATGGGTGAGTGCTGCCATGACCGGAGTCGATTCTTGTGAGGAAGGTTTCAAGGACCTGAAAAGCAACTCCCCAATTGCTAAATCAAGCAAGACATTCAACCAGCTCTGCAGCATTGTCTTGGCCTTTACCAATCAACTGAACGGTCACTAACTAAATCTTCAGATGCCGTCATTGTCCGTCGAATCCTTTGAACGCAACTTACATCgtgtttgaaataaaaatttaaacatgTAAAGCTATGGGTCCCGCCGGTAAAACATCATTGTAGTCTGAAATCTGCAGTATCGATAACACGTACAATGAAATGGTTTTACTTTGATTCCAAATCCGTTTGACATGATCATTCGATTCAAAGAATCTCCGTTCCAGAACCGTTTTTCATGTCTTTCACATGTAATAGCAGATTTCATTCCGTATGACCCCGCTCTCTGCTTCTATGATAACGTCTTTAACTACTCTGAATAGCGCGAAATAAGCTGAATACAGactgcaaataaattaaatcccTTTTGTTCTCGCTTTCTGTTCGTGTTATATTATTGACCAGACCATTAGATTTATTCACATTGATTTTCCTACGCCAAAAATTTCCCACACAAGCAACCAAATACTTCCCATAACTGGTTGAACCAATCAtgggttttaaagaaaaatgtaatCCAATAACATTGGAGCACATCTCCATGGACCGAAAAAGGAGAAAGCTCAAGCAGAAAGGACTTTGATTTGCTTTACGCACAGATAAAATCCTGGAAACCATTTCCTCGGAAAACGGGTTACCAAGAAGAACTATGTGCGAAGTTTAAAACCCAGAAAGATTGAATACAGAAAAAATACCCCAAAgataagaaaatagagaaaccCATCATCGATAGTGAAGGTAGGCGCAGAGCCTCAGATCCTGAGGAAAACCATTGAAAGTTCTGTAACCCTAATTTTCTGAACCGTATTTATAGAAGAAAGCTTGGGGAGTCGGGGACTACGGAGGAGCTTAGCTTCTGAAATTACAAAAAGGGCCTTGAGtttatattgttaaaaaaatcctCTGTAAATcgtgaaattatattaatttataaatttatttttataaaaaaaaaaaatttatctctttGATATCTTTTAGTAATGTTAGACACATATGGATTATATAAGTGTcgaacatttattttaaaaaagaataaaatttattattaaaaaattaatttttttataaattatatatttacttaatttttttaaaagatgttCAAGacgtttatattttataattataaatataatttatttctcaAATGTATTCCCTTACTGAGGAACTCGGTCTTCGACAAACAAACTCGGGATATTTAAGTTTGGGATATTTAAACCAGAAACACAGATACTACAGGTTAATACCTTAGAAAGCTGAACAGGGCTGCCACTTCTCTCATTCTGCTGTTTCTATACATGGCTCCCATTGCCAGGACAAGCACGAACAGAGACAATGAAACAACATCCAAGGAAGCCAATCAAGTGCCCAATCATCATGCCACACAGACCCCAGGTCCAATTTGAAAGATCCAATCCATAAAAACAGGCAGAAAGTATTATAAACATCTCAAATATTGTGAGTGCCAAGATAAATTAACATGAATGCCACTTCCTAATTGCAAAGGTACATTGAACTCTCACAGCTTATAGATAGAAGAAAAACTGAGAATTGCATTGAGAAGCTTTCAAAGacccttttattttcttcttcttttcatttctttcacaGGAGAAAGTAAAGCTTTCTTATAAACCCAGTATAATGTAGCACATCTGAATCATTTAGGACCTTATGTCCCCTATTATCAGCTTTAAGGAAATTCAAATTCCATTTACCGTTCGCTCGCCCCGATCTGTCCTGAACATTTCATTCCGGCCTGATTTTGCATGGCTTGAAACATTATTCCAACCAGATCCATTTTTTTTGGCCAAATTTCCaactcactctttttttttttttcaatttggtgtcaaaatgtttaatatttatatattgtctAAAAtgcttaaatatttattttgtgttttaaattCCAATTGCATTTTCTTTGATTGGTAGatccaaatatataataaaatttttttattaattaatgtctATGAAAAAAACATGATGGTAcccatattttataaataaaccaTCACTTATGGCAGATGAATAATGTGGTTACAAAATGTGTACCTTGAGGGATACAATAAAGTAtcaataaaagtataaaaactacaaaatagaaaaaagaaaaaagaaaaaaatagtcatAATTCTTATCAATACAAGCACCATTTGCTAAATTCCTGTCTAGAAACAAAACTACCATAACTCCATCAGTAGCCATCTCACCACCAAAGTCGATATAATATTCATCCTgtacaaacacaaatacaaactaacaaaaataaaaataaaaaacacgaAAAGAAAGGGAACCATTGCTGCCAAAAAACCCACAGAATATTAGACTTTCAAGACAAAGTTT
This genomic window from Carya illinoinensis cultivar Pawnee chromosome 7, C.illinoinensisPawnee_v1, whole genome shotgun sequence contains:
- the LOC122314681 gene encoding pectinesterase inhibitor-like; protein product: MKPIAELFFLLFFTLWVHKILAAPSEIADLIPIACDHTLHKALCIQNLENDPEGLEAVDVHGLATVAVKQAAINATHIRDHITKLDEDTSDDVVHQCLSDCFQNYEDAMDKLDDCLNALGKKGYEDVITWVTAAMNDALTCDAGFKNQGRESLLANLRILFDQLCSIALGLTNQLKH
- the LOC122315489 gene encoding pectinesterase inhibitor-like, with the translated sequence MKPIFKLFFGLLFTLCPYTILAHNKDLNLITTACDRTLYKNLCRAVLSSHPKARTATELRVLARVALKYALVSAKQVETQISKLKDASAALKDCAENFRSANQQISYSFKALKSKSYSDVNIWVSAAMTGVDSCEEGFKDLKSNSPIAKSSKTFNQLCSIVLAFTNQLNGH